The stretch of DNA CGCTGGAACGAGCAACACGTCTGGCGAAAGGAAAACACCAACGTGGTTTATTTGAACGGCGCTCTACGTCGACAGGGCTGCGATACCAACACACTGTGTAATAAGTTAGTAGAGACACGATGGCTGATACAACCACGACCAGTCCCGATGAAAACTATCTGATGAAGGTAAAGGGCTACGTGAGGACCCAGAAAGGTTTAATCCTCGCAGCAGAAATAGTAAGTTTTCGTGTTATTTCGTCATTTTTAACTTCTGCGCAGCTCCGCGTGTTAAGTAACTCCCCGCTAATCAATATTTTCAAGTTGCTTACGTGCATCAACCTTATAATACAGGATGCAGATGAATAATTATGTGgacatgtttcctgtttctaGACTCGGTTTCTTtagttaaactttttttttgggAGGCGGATTGTTGAGCAGGGGAATCTGCAGCCGGTGGTCGCGGGGGGACGAGGGGTCACAGCAGGGGTCAAGGGTTCCCACCTGTCACTGGTCCTCGGCTGGTTTCTCATTTGGCACCGGAGCACCAAATGCTCGGTGTTAACGGCGGATGAAAGGTCATGTGTGTTAACTTGGTCCGCTGGGTCTCTAGGACACTATTTGTAGGCAGAGGAGGAATGGGCCAAATATGGTGAAGGCTGCTGTAGAAGGAGCCATGTGGAAGAAAGGCTCGCACGGTGATGTTATCCACGTTATACAGAACCTTTGCACATCTGCTTGAGGAAGAGGAATATTTCATAATAGGAGCATAATAAACAGAAGCTTGTTTTGTTAATACATGAGCAACTTCAGAGCTCAATCAGCCCACAAGTTCTCGGCGAACTCGACGTAAGCTCGGCGTGCTGACACACGTCCAACAGCTAGAACCTAGAACTAGGGCCTCTGACAGGGACGCTCGGTGAGCGGCCTCAAACGTCTCTCtgcgctgctgtcagactgttgGCAAGCACAGATCGCAACCTGTGGCATACAGTAATCACCGGATGTACGGCGGCACTGATCACAGCGCAAAACCTTAGGGGTTAGAAAAAGAACATGCAAATgaggatttgtttttatttggatgtgtttttattctgctaGTGAAGCATGACTCACGAGGCCATTAGGGTCTTTGTTGGTGGTCAGCCGTCCACCCAGTGTGGAGTTTTTCTGCCCAGTGCTAATAGGAATTCCAGACTTTGTGTGAAGATTGTTCCAAGGAGCAGAATTCCTGAGTCGCTTAAGACGTATCTGCACGTATCTGCTGATCGGGCAAAGCTTTACGCCTCGGTGCACACGAGGATGTTTGTCTACCAATTGTGGCCTTCAGGACCTTTGTCTAAGGCGACATGGTTTACAGTGCAGAGGGTGTCAAGGTGTGTTGCTGCTCACTGTGTTTCCATTTAAACCTTTTTCTACTGCATGGCTCCTTTATAAAACAAGTGCAGCAGACACCACATTCCAGTCAGGTGAACACACCCATTAACTGTAAATTTGTCTGTTTAGTCGAGATCCTCCGCTTCCTTGTATGATGTATGATGAGTGCGAGGCGCTTGCATCATCGTGTGATTCAGAAGCACGTTGGCTTTGCTTATGTCTCTCCTCTGTGTGAAACAGAAGTGAACGAAGGAAGAACCTTCCACTTCCCCACTGAACATTGTAGTGAGCTGTGGCAGGGGCTAAATCAACCCTAGCAACCGTTGCTGTTTGTTGGGTCTTGGCGCTACGGAGCGGCTCGTGGCTCTCGCGTTGCCGCTGACTATAATTAGACAGAGCACCATAAGAGTTTCCCTGCATTCGGGTTCAAAAGAGCCGGTCCCGGCTGTAATCTCTTAAAGCCCGCTGTGGGCGACGCAGACGTGTGAGCGTCTCTCTGAGTCTTTTTGTGTAgcgggtgtttgtgtgtgtgccggcCTCCTCAGTAGGTGCCGCCCTCAGAGCAGCCGGCTCTGGGCCGAATAGAGCTGCCTTTGTGTCGGACGGCGACCTTGGCCGCCCCGCTTCACTACAGAGGCAGCCTGTGCCAGCCTCGAGAACACACGGGCCACTGATGCATCTGGCCGGCTGCACGTTTGTGTAACagttgtgtgtgggggggtgcagTAGTGACAGATGTAGGGCTGGTGTCGAGTCAGTTACATCATGCGCGTGTAACGTAGACAACAGTCACTGAACACTGGCCGCTGAGTTTGCTGGGTCTGACAATAAAACTCTGCAACATTCAACAACTCAGGCTATTATCAGTACATGCACTCTCATCTGGATCATGCATTGGTCTAGTTGTGCTGGGACATTTTGTGCACACATGAgcataaatattcaaatgtgctgagtgaatgaatgaacaggTGAGAATCGCAGCCATTGCACAGATTCGCAAACAACGCTTTAATGTTTGAAACTatgtgaaagtttctgcctCACAGCGGTCATACGTCCATGTTGTGTGAAAGCGACGTCCCACACAGTTTGACCGTAGCAACAATAGCAGTATTGAAAAAAGGCCAGTACTGGTTCTGAGCCGTGGGCTGCCCGCGTTTGGGATTTCTCCCCACTGGCAGCATTTCAGGGGATTCAGGGGACAATGAATCGTTTTCCTCATGTGGAATGATTTTGATGGAACGgctgtaaatgtactgtaggatgAAAGCTAATGTCAGATGAGAGACTCATTTTTATAATTCAGTCATTTGACGCTAATATAAAACATTATTCCTAGTGGACATCAGTCCTTTCTCAGATCAATCTGCATGTGAGGCACTTCAAGCGGAGGTAAATCAGGCGGCATGTGACGTCTCATTCCTTTATTTCTCTCCTAGTTCATCAGTTTGATCATCCTCATCTGCTACGCTGCGTCTTACTTTGGAGGCTACTTTGTTCTGGCCCTCTCCGAAATGATCATCTCCACCGCCTTCTTTGTCATCTTCATGATGGAGCTAGACAAACAGGTCCTGGTGGTCAACTGGATCTGGACCGTGAGTGCGCCTTGTCCGGTAGCGTAAGCAGCCACCGGTGCAGAGTTGGACAGTGCTAAGTCCATGTGTCCTCTCTGTGCAGGATCTCTTCCGCGCAGGCCTCGCTGCCTGTCTTTACCTCATCACGTCTCTCATCGCTGTCATTGGAGGATCTGGGGACGGCGCACGGATCACAGGCGGGGTGAGTGAAGCTGCCACGGGCCTTGGCTCCCACTGCATACTCGAACTGAGTAGAGCAGTGTAATTGTTTGTTTTGACAACCATCGACCCTTATTTGTCACAAGCTATATTAACCTGTTGATGTGCAACTATGACAACTAAGCGAAACTCTGGGGGAGGGATATTTCTGGTCATTTCCTTTGTTTACGCCCAAACTCTCAGTGAAAGCTCTTAGTCGGTACTAATACTTATGTCATCTTCATCCTTATCTCGTGCTTCGTTCCTTCCTAATTGCAGGACGGATGATAGATAGATGATTTGCCCGTCGTGGACACATTTGTTAGCGTTGCTCTCCTGAGCTGTCCCAAACGCAGCTTAGCTGACGTGTTTGGATTTATCACAGCCATCAAACAGGACGTGCTTGTAGATGCAACAACTCAGTGATGAGCCTGAGACACGAGAGGAGCAGGATCTAGTAGgagcatactgtacagtgcatgCATGTAGATCCATATCCATCTAACCAACAGTGGTTAGAGGCTGTTACTGCTCTGAGCTGGAAAACTGAATCAGGATGAATGACAAGAATGTTACAGTTTCAGTTACAACACAAACTCTCATTTGAAGggttcaattttttttattgttgcatCATTGAGGTATTCAGTTTTGAgttctactgtatatattgaaGCCAATTTCTAAATTCTAATACGATATAATAGAATTCTTGATTTTTAGCCATAGTTATGTTTATACCTTGTTTCTTGTTTGAGGGTTTTAAAACCTGGCTGATGAGCACTTTGGGCTGAGCCTGAATGTATTTTGTACTGCTACTGTGGTTGGATTAGTGGAGTCATAGGCTGCTTTGGTTTTTAAAACTACAGCTAAAGTGAATTTACATGCCTGTGGTTTTTACCTGCTCTTTTGTTTAACTGTACACACCATGTTTATGACCGAATGCAAAAACCAACTCAGATTGgctctgtttgcttttctgctGAGAGAAGTTAAAtgcaaatttaatttaattgttttccTTATTTGACTGTGTCGTTTCATATGAGCTAGGCATATGCTTATTATTATGATTCTTACTCTTTGTGGCTGTTTCTCAGGTCTTTGGTTTAATTGCCGGTCTGCTGTTTGCATATGACACCTACACCATCTACCTTCAAGCCAAGACCACCCGGCAGCAAACTGCAGCCCCTGGTGGTGAGTCTAGACGTCTATATCACAATCTACCTTATTTCACATGTACGGTACGCTTTCATTCTATATTGTCTGACTTTTGCCATTACAGACGCCAGAGTTTAAACACTCCAAGGTGCACATACCTTTTTCAAGAATGCAGTAGAAGAACAAAATGAGGACACTTGTGCAGACGTTAAGCAGAGGGGATGGTAGACAATAAATGAATAGGTCACAGTTTTATTAATGCCACTGTTTGTGTGAAGTGGAGAATTGTTCAAGGACCATGGCCGAAGAGAAGATGACAAAACCAAAGTTAGTGGTACTGTACTTCTGTGTCTGTATGTCAGACAGCCACGTCTACTACATGGAAAGTGATCCTGAAAAACTTTGGTGGCAACCTCAGAACCTTACCATAATTTAAAAAGGGACAACagtaaaaaacatgaaataaaaataggCAAAACGTTTGGAGCTTGTCTTATATATTTGTGTTAATAGACTGCTGTAGTTACTAGTTCATTTTGACTTGTGCTTTtggaaatattttttaacatcatcattattctttattttccatttttctgAACAAACTAATGATTTCCCTCTGTTATTTACAAACTGCTCTCTGTGTGTTACTGCCCACATTAACCAATTCATTTGTCTTCTATTCTTGGTGTCTAATCACAGTTAGTCTGTATTTTTAGGAGCCATAAACATCCATTAACCAACTTTTACAAGAACTACGCTGTCATCCATCCAGTTCTATTTGAACTATGACTTTTGCtcaggtgtttgtgtggttttatttcttcttacatttataacacatttGGAATATTTTCTGTTGCCAATTTTTTACAGTCTACTAGTGAGGCTTAGTACgtttttttaaagacatttgTAACATATAATTGAAATGTTATTACACtttaatgtgttctgtaatgtaTGTAAGTACGTTGGTCCAAGGCAAACATTTTTTCTAACATGTTTTA from Betta splendens chromosome 7, fBetSpl5.4, whole genome shotgun sequence encodes:
- the plp2b gene encoding proteolipid protein 2b; this encodes MADTTTTSPDENYLMKVKGYVRTQKGLILAAEIFISLIILICYAASYFGGYFVLALSEMIISTAFFVIFMMELDKQVLVVNWIWTDLFRAGLAACLYLITSLIAVIGGSGDGARITGGVFGLIAGLLFAYDTYTIYLQAKTTRQQTAAPGDARV